In Brevibacillus brevis, a genomic segment contains:
- a CDS encoding metal ABC transporter permease produces the protein MNTFWIILTGSLVAASCGFLGCFLILRRMAMLGDAISHAILPGIVLAFLFSGSRDIIVMLIGAAIIGLATVFLVQLLHQSGVKSDAAIGVTFTALFSIGVVLVSLYTQQVDLDLDCVLYGEIAYVPWDTWQLGGMEMGPRALWGIGGVFLLSLLVVGVFFKQFKLCSFDPALAAAIGIPVMLFHYLLMTLVSLTTVAAFESVGAILVVAMLVVPSATAYLLTDRLHVMLFGSMGAGVLSAVLGYFLASWLDSSIAGAMTAVSGALFLLAFLFSPRHGLVGKMAARRAATLGAAEK, from the coding sequence GTGAATACATTCTGGATTATCTTGACAGGCTCCCTGGTCGCCGCATCCTGCGGATTTCTCGGCTGCTTCCTTATCCTGCGGCGGATGGCGATGCTCGGCGATGCGATCAGCCACGCCATTCTGCCCGGAATCGTGCTCGCCTTTCTCTTTTCCGGCAGCCGCGACATCATCGTCATGCTCATCGGTGCCGCCATCATTGGGCTTGCCACCGTTTTTCTGGTCCAGCTCCTGCATCAAAGCGGCGTCAAGTCGGATGCAGCGATCGGAGTGACCTTTACGGCCCTTTTCTCCATTGGAGTCGTCCTCGTCTCGCTCTACACGCAGCAAGTGGATCTTGATCTGGACTGCGTCCTGTACGGGGAGATTGCGTATGTTCCCTGGGATACGTGGCAGCTCGGCGGCATGGAAATGGGACCGCGCGCCCTGTGGGGCATCGGCGGGGTGTTTCTGCTTAGTCTTCTCGTCGTCGGCGTATTTTTCAAACAGTTCAAGCTGTGCAGCTTCGACCCGGCGCTCGCCGCGGCGATCGGCATTCCCGTCATGCTCTTTCATTACTTGCTGATGACACTGGTCTCGCTCACGACGGTCGCCGCTTTTGAGAGCGTGGGCGCCATCCTCGTCGTCGCCATGCTTGTGGTTCCCAGCGCGACTGCTTATTTGCTCACAGACAGGCTCCACGTCATGCTTTTTGGCAGCATGGGGGCAGGAGTCCTCTCCGCCGTCTTGGGCTACTTCCTCGCCTCGTGGCTGGACAGCTCGATCGCCGGAGCGATGACCGCCGTCTCGGGTGCGCTGTTCCTTTTGGCCTTTCTCTTTTCGCCCCGCCACGGCCTCGTCGGCAAAATGGCGGCCCGGCGCGCCGCGACCTTGGGTGCGGCGGAAAAGTAA
- a CDS encoding metal ABC transporter permease: MMSIWLALQDPNTMWVLAGCVLLGISSGVLGCFAFLRGRSLVGDALAHAALPGVCLVYLLTGSKSIGLFMIGAGVAGLLATYCITAISRHTRIKEDTSLALTLSVFFGIGIVLLTYIQHNASGNQSGLDKFLFGQAASLVFRDVITIMIVSIVLIGITALLFKEFALLAFDPAFGRGLGFPMGLLDGVLMLMLLMSVVIGLQAVGVVLVAAMLIVPSVTARYWTDKLGRMVGLSGLFGALSGALGTLISTQQENLPTGPTIVLSATAFFLFSLLFSPSRGVVARMARFLRMRSRLLCEDVMQALYERLEEQAKNRPTGVLRGFSPEQLARTSGKKPAAVRKALRLLQKRSYVTERTLISEEEFWTFTTEGLKEAHRLVLNQRLWDLYHMNQNQYDGLAIDVNQEELVPQLSDEALSQMLAQLRAYDLTPRLADPHSVSHLLKPSKQGGVTL, translated from the coding sequence ATGATGAGCATCTGGCTCGCCCTGCAAGATCCCAACACGATGTGGGTGCTCGCTGGGTGCGTATTGCTCGGCATCAGCAGCGGCGTCCTCGGCTGCTTCGCCTTTCTGCGTGGACGTTCTCTGGTAGGCGACGCCCTGGCCCATGCCGCCCTGCCCGGCGTTTGCCTGGTGTACCTCTTGACCGGCTCCAAATCGATCGGACTCTTTATGATCGGCGCAGGTGTAGCGGGCCTTTTGGCTACCTACTGCATCACGGCCATATCCCGGCATACGCGGATCAAGGAAGACACTTCCCTCGCGCTCACTCTCTCCGTCTTTTTCGGGATCGGCATCGTACTCTTGACGTACATTCAGCACAATGCGAGCGGCAACCAGAGCGGTCTGGACAAATTTCTGTTCGGGCAGGCCGCTTCACTCGTCTTTCGCGACGTGATCACCATCATGATCGTCTCCATCGTCTTGATCGGTATCACAGCCCTGCTGTTCAAAGAATTTGCGCTGCTCGCTTTCGATCCTGCCTTCGGGCGGGGACTGGGATTTCCCATGGGCCTGCTGGATGGCGTGCTCATGCTGATGCTCCTCATGTCCGTCGTCATCGGGCTTCAAGCGGTCGGCGTCGTACTGGTCGCCGCCATGCTCATCGTCCCGTCCGTCACTGCACGCTACTGGACCGACAAGCTCGGCAGAATGGTCGGGCTCTCCGGATTGTTCGGAGCTCTCAGTGGCGCGCTTGGTACGCTGATCAGCACGCAGCAGGAAAATCTGCCGACCGGCCCGACCATCGTACTGTCAGCGACGGCATTCTTTCTCTTCTCCTTGCTGTTTTCTCCGAGCCGGGGCGTAGTCGCACGGATGGCACGTTTTTTGCGGATGCGCAGCAGACTTTTGTGCGAGGATGTCATGCAGGCGTTGTACGAGCGGCTGGAAGAGCAGGCGAAAAACCGCCCCACCGGCGTTCTTCGCGGCTTCAGCCCAGAGCAGCTCGCCCGAACGAGCGGAAAGAAGCCGGCTGCTGTCCGCAAAGCATTGCGCCTTTTGCAAAAGCGCAGCTATGTGACGGAACGCACGCTTATTTCTGAGGAGGAGTTCTGGACGTTCACGACAGAAGGCCTGAAGGAAGCCCATCGTCTCGTATTGAACCAGCGCCTGTGGGATTTGTACCACATGAATCAGAATCAATACGACGGCCTTGCGATCGACGTGAATCAGGAGGAGCTCGTCCCGCAGCTATCCGACGAGGCGTTGTCCCAGATGCTCGCGCAGCTCCGCGCCTACGATCTGACGCCTAGGCTAGCGGACCCTCACAGCGTCTCTCATCTGCTCAAGCCTTCCAAACAAGGAGGGGTGACCCTGTGA
- a CDS encoding metal ABC transporter ATP-binding protein, producing MATNPSVIAPLRVKDLTVAYQKKPVLRNVHVEVPEGKLIGIIGPNGAGKSTFIKAVQGLIPVASGETEIYGKPYKQARKLVGYVPQRESVDWDFPTDALDVVLMGRYGRLGWFRRPGKADRDFAWECLAKVGMADFAHRQISQLSGGQQQRVFLARALAQEAQLYFMDEPFAGVDAATEKAIIQLLGELKQQKKTVLVVHHDLQTVEEYFDWVILLNRRVIAAGPTPEAFTPDHLQKTYGGRLHIMGNQVLLTGAAPKEETES from the coding sequence ATGGCTACTAATCCCTCCGTAATTGCACCGCTGCGGGTCAAGGACTTGACCGTGGCCTATCAAAAGAAGCCGGTGCTCCGAAACGTGCACGTGGAAGTACCCGAGGGCAAGCTCATCGGGATCATCGGGCCAAACGGCGCAGGGAAATCCACCTTTATCAAAGCCGTACAAGGGCTCATCCCGGTCGCTTCCGGCGAGACCGAAATTTACGGCAAGCCTTACAAACAAGCGCGGAAGCTGGTCGGCTACGTACCGCAGCGCGAATCCGTGGATTGGGACTTCCCCACCGATGCGCTGGATGTGGTCTTGATGGGCCGCTATGGCCGTCTGGGCTGGTTTCGACGCCCTGGAAAAGCCGACCGGGACTTTGCATGGGAATGCCTGGCAAAGGTAGGAATGGCCGATTTCGCCCATCGGCAGATCAGCCAGCTCTCAGGCGGCCAGCAGCAGCGTGTCTTTTTGGCTCGTGCCTTGGCCCAGGAGGCTCAGCTGTACTTCATGGATGAACCGTTCGCGGGTGTCGATGCGGCGACGGAAAAAGCGATCATCCAACTGCTCGGCGAGCTGAAGCAGCAGAAAAAAACCGTGCTGGTCGTCCATCACGATTTGCAAACGGTGGAAGAGTATTTCGACTGGGTGATTCTGCTGAATCGGCGAGTCATCGCAGCCGGTCCTACTCCCGAGGCGTTCACCCCCGATCACTTGCAAAAGACGTACGGCGGACGCCTGCATATCATGGGCAATCAGGTACTCCTGACCGGCGCTGCCCCGAAGGAGGAGACGGAATCATGA
- a CDS encoding metal ABC transporter solute-binding protein, Zn/Mn family, translating into MAGCSGGTAPEATEGKWKVTATTGMVADIVKQVGGEHVEVTQLMGPGVDPHLYKASEGDIRRIDEADILFYSGQHLEGKMGEIFEKIGKTKPVKAVTAKLAKEDLLADPAAPENPDPHVWFDVSLWMKSVEQVRDDLAAIDPVHQDAYQANAQTYLQELKKLDEYARTQLASIPKEQRVLVTAHDAFQYFGRAYDVEVLGLQGISTASEYGLKDVQQLVDTLVQRRIKAVFIESSVPKRSIEAVVQGAAAKNHTVSIGGELFSDAMGEPGTPEGSYIGMVKHNVDTIVGALK; encoded by the coding sequence ATGGCCGGCTGCTCCGGCGGCACGGCTCCGGAAGCAACAGAAGGGAAATGGAAAGTCACCGCGACGACAGGGATGGTCGCCGACATCGTCAAGCAGGTGGGCGGCGAGCATGTCGAGGTGACGCAGTTGATGGGTCCGGGAGTGGATCCGCACTTGTACAAAGCTTCCGAGGGAGATATCAGACGAATCGACGAAGCAGATATCCTCTTCTACTCCGGTCAGCACCTCGAAGGGAAAATGGGCGAAATATTCGAGAAAATCGGCAAGACAAAACCGGTCAAGGCCGTCACCGCCAAACTGGCCAAGGAAGATTTGCTGGCCGACCCGGCCGCTCCGGAAAATCCGGATCCGCACGTCTGGTTTGACGTCTCCCTATGGATGAAATCCGTGGAGCAAGTCCGGGATGATTTAGCCGCGATCGACCCTGTGCACCAAGACGCGTATCAAGCCAATGCCCAAACGTATTTGCAGGAGCTGAAAAAACTGGATGAATACGCCCGAACGCAGCTCGCTTCCATTCCAAAAGAGCAGCGCGTGCTCGTCACGGCACACGACGCCTTCCAATATTTTGGCCGCGCCTACGATGTGGAGGTACTGGGCTTGCAAGGGATCAGCACGGCGTCCGAGTACGGGCTCAAAGATGTCCAGCAGCTCGTCGATACGCTCGTCCAGCGCCGGATCAAAGCCGTCTTCATCGAGTCCTCTGTCCCCAAACGCTCCATCGAAGCCGTCGTTCAGGGAGCGGCTGCGAAAAACCATACGGTGTCCATTGGCGGTGAACTGTTCTCGGATGCAATGGGCGAGCCCGGAACACCCGAGGGCAGCTATATCGGCATGGTGAAGCACAATGTCGATACGATCGTAGGAGCTTTGAAATAG
- a CDS encoding response regulator transcription factor yields the protein MNGYRVLIADDHPMARSAIRSLLDPDPAFEVVGEAENGEQAFQLCGELQPDLVLMDINMPKWSGLEATREVKKAYPHIKVVILSVSEDVGDLITAIQFGAQGYLLKNLEPDDWINYLHALLGEDSDWSREMANKLLHRFRQDDARTDEAVPEILTPREREIVMYVGSGKTNREISEALVIAENTVKNHVKNILDKLQLANRVQLAAYAVRHHMVMKK from the coding sequence ATGAACGGTTACCGTGTTTTGATTGCCGACGATCACCCGATGGCCCGCTCTGCGATCCGCAGCTTGCTCGATCCCGACCCCGCCTTTGAAGTCGTGGGGGAAGCGGAAAACGGTGAACAAGCCTTTCAGCTGTGCGGCGAGCTGCAGCCCGATCTCGTGCTGATGGACATCAACATGCCCAAGTGGAGCGGCCTGGAAGCGACCCGTGAAGTAAAAAAAGCGTATCCCCATATCAAAGTCGTCATCTTGAGCGTCTCCGAGGATGTAGGCGATCTGATCACAGCCATCCAGTTCGGGGCCCAGGGCTACTTGCTGAAAAACCTCGAGCCGGACGACTGGATCAATTATTTGCACGCTTTGCTCGGCGAAGACAGCGATTGGTCGAGGGAAATGGCAAACAAGCTGCTCCACCGCTTCCGTCAGGACGACGCGCGCACGGACGAGGCGGTGCCGGAGATCTTGACCCCTCGCGAGCGGGAAATCGTCATGTACGTGGGGTCGGGCAAAACCAATCGGGAAATCAGCGAGGCGCTCGTCATCGCGGAAAATACGGTCAAAAACCACGTGAAAAACATCCTGGACAAGCTGCAGCTCGCCAACAGAGTACAGCTGGCGGCATACGCAGTCCGGCATCATATGGTAATGAAAAAATAA
- a CDS encoding histidine kinase: protein MSYRIFYWLTVLIPTIIIGGFEFVRHDFLLPYMSMETGNVYITLLTLFLSFLFATWMFRTIERMNARIVEEQARRAVYEERERLARELHDGIAQSLFFLNVKLRQGQLDDARVAVSAIDNHVRQAIFNLRSLPEEGSLAQRLEKWLAQWSALSGTDVSCELQIKENYFTPAEEVQLFGIIQEAFANIRKHAQAQHAWLRLKTNEPRGWMLEVEDDGIGMPAASEVSKKYGLSMMKDRAKQLHASLEIRPRAEGGTMIALTSQTGGYPK from the coding sequence ATGTCTTACCGTATTTTTTATTGGCTGACGGTGCTCATCCCCACAATCATTATCGGGGGCTTTGAATTTGTCCGACACGACTTTTTGCTGCCGTATATGTCCATGGAAACAGGCAACGTATACATCACCCTGTTGACCCTGTTCTTGTCGTTTCTCTTTGCTACGTGGATGTTTCGCACAATTGAACGCATGAACGCCAGAATCGTAGAGGAACAGGCCCGGCGTGCCGTCTATGAGGAACGGGAGAGGCTGGCTCGCGAGCTGCACGACGGAATCGCTCAATCCCTGTTCTTTTTGAATGTCAAGCTGCGGCAGGGCCAGCTCGACGACGCACGTGTCGCCGTCTCTGCCATCGACAACCACGTCAGGCAAGCGATTTTCAACCTGCGTTCGCTGCCCGAAGAAGGCAGCCTCGCGCAGCGCCTGGAAAAATGGCTGGCCCAGTGGAGCGCATTGTCTGGCACGGATGTCTCTTGCGAACTGCAGATCAAGGAGAATTATTTTACTCCCGCCGAAGAAGTCCAGCTCTTTGGAATCATCCAGGAGGCGTTTGCCAACATCCGCAAGCACGCCCAGGCCCAGCACGCCTGGCTGCGGCTGAAGACGAACGAGCCGCGCGGATGGATGCTCGAGGTGGAGGATGACGGAATTGGCATGCCTGCCGCCTCCGAAGTATCCAAAAAGTACGGGCTGTCGATGATGAAGGATCGGGCCAAGCAGCTGCACGCCTCGCTCGAAATCCGTCCTCGCGCGGAAGGCGGTACGATGATCGCCTTGACATCACAAACAGGAGGATATCCCAAATGA
- the thiD gene encoding bifunctional hydroxymethylpyrimidine kinase/phosphomethylpyrimidine kinase, producing MEKIATALTIAGSDSGGGAGIQADLKTFHQLGVYGMSAITAVTAQNTLGVAGVYPLPVEAVSEQMREVLRDIGADAAKTGMLFNAAIIQAVAEEVRAFGVRKLVVDPVMVAKGGAKLLLDEAIAALKQHLLPVAEVVTPNLPEAECLTGLSIRTPSDMREGARAIHALGVRNVLMKGGHLEGDVVVDILFDGQAFHEISHERIQTRHTHGTGCTFSAALTAELAKGTPLVQAVERANRFIFEAIKTAPQLGGGHGPTNHWAVVD from the coding sequence ATGGAGAAGATTGCGACAGCGTTAACGATAGCGGGTTCCGACAGCGGCGGCGGAGCCGGCATTCAAGCCGACCTCAAAACGTTTCATCAGCTTGGTGTCTACGGCATGAGCGCCATCACAGCGGTGACCGCACAAAATACGCTGGGAGTGGCAGGCGTGTACCCGCTGCCGGTGGAAGCCGTGTCTGAGCAGATGCGCGAGGTGCTGCGCGATATTGGCGCGGATGCCGCCAAGACTGGCATGCTGTTCAATGCGGCGATTATCCAGGCCGTTGCTGAGGAAGTCCGAGCCTTTGGCGTACGCAAGCTGGTGGTCGACCCGGTCATGGTGGCCAAAGGGGGAGCCAAGCTCTTGCTCGACGAGGCCATCGCTGCTTTGAAGCAGCATCTGCTGCCGGTCGCCGAAGTCGTCACGCCGAACTTGCCGGAGGCGGAGTGCCTGACAGGGTTGAGTATCCGTACACCTTCCGACATGCGAGAGGGCGCTCGTGCGATTCACGCTCTCGGCGTCCGCAATGTCCTGATGAAAGGCGGACACCTGGAAGGGGATGTGGTGGTGGACATCCTGTTTGACGGACAAGCCTTCCATGAAATCTCGCATGAGCGTATACAGACACGCCACACGCATGGAACGGGCTGCACGTTCTCGGCGGCCTTGACGGCTGAGCTGGCAAAAGGAACGCCATTGGTGCAAGCGGTCGAGCGAGCCAACCGGTTTATTTTTGAAGCGATCAAGACGGCTCCACAGCTGGGCGGCGGCCACGGGCCGACCAACCATTGGGCAGTCGTTGACTAG
- a CDS encoding DUF4179 domain-containing protein, with protein MKEGQLQNPLEEALHEEKERLATVSVPDDIDLYIRSGIQQAKQRQFHRRRMAWVRWGSGIAACLAFVGLLCSIRLSPAIAAYVSHLPGMEKLVELISDDRGLQLAAEHDLVQPIGAVAAHGDVSFSVDQVLMDQKRMLMFYTIRHKQDGHRVELEKVSFYTVDGAEWQAGYSWSGSSQREASIEQNRLDIFLNDETEIPDSLTAKVTLSVDGIQLDTPFAVTFPINKTKFGSLKEIVYPVGQGVTVDGQRFTVSKIVVYPTQTEVTIQFDPANTKHVFGFDRLRLVDEKGRTYQFWGNGIPSRPDGEHGVVYNLESCYFADPQRLFLKADGIRALDKDKLDVQIDAAKGTLSKAPDSRLKLVAIRQNSDAVGMDFSLEVEKQDEKRFISLTSELTDDRGNSYQNVSGSSHSGDSQDDVSPVQYYGELFKRTTDKGTPGQYSFTLNDYPTRLSAGFTVPIK; from the coding sequence ATGAAGGAAGGACAGCTTCAAAATCCGCTGGAAGAGGCATTGCACGAAGAAAAAGAACGATTAGCCACGGTATCCGTCCCAGACGACATCGATTTGTACATTCGTAGCGGCATCCAGCAGGCAAAACAACGGCAATTTCATCGTCGCCGCATGGCGTGGGTCAGGTGGGGGTCTGGGATTGCCGCTTGCCTCGCTTTCGTCGGGTTGTTGTGCTCCATTCGCCTTTCACCTGCGATCGCTGCCTATGTGAGCCATCTCCCTGGCATGGAAAAGCTCGTCGAACTGATCAGCGACGACCGAGGCTTGCAGCTGGCGGCAGAGCATGACCTCGTTCAGCCGATCGGCGCGGTAGCTGCCCATGGAGACGTGAGCTTCTCGGTCGATCAGGTGCTGATGGACCAGAAACGGATGCTGATGTTTTACACGATCCGCCACAAGCAAGACGGGCACCGCGTCGAACTGGAGAAAGTCAGCTTTTACACGGTGGACGGAGCAGAATGGCAAGCCGGGTATTCGTGGTCGGGGAGCTCCCAGCGAGAGGCGAGCATCGAACAAAACCGGCTGGACATCTTTTTGAACGACGAGACGGAAATTCCGGATTCTTTGACGGCGAAAGTGACTCTCTCCGTGGACGGAATCCAGCTGGACACCCCCTTTGCGGTCACCTTTCCCATCAACAAAACCAAATTCGGCAGCTTGAAGGAGATCGTCTATCCGGTTGGTCAGGGCGTGACGGTAGACGGCCAGCGTTTTACCGTTTCGAAAATCGTGGTTTATCCTACGCAAACCGAGGTGACCATCCAGTTCGACCCCGCCAATACCAAGCACGTTTTCGGCTTCGATCGCTTGCGCCTGGTAGATGAAAAGGGGCGCACCTACCAATTTTGGGGCAACGGCATCCCGTCGAGGCCAGATGGAGAGCACGGTGTCGTCTACAACCTGGAGAGCTGCTACTTTGCCGATCCGCAGCGGCTGTTTTTGAAAGCCGACGGCATCCGGGCGTTGGACAAAGACAAGCTGGACGTCCAGATCGATGCTGCCAAAGGGACGCTGAGCAAAGCTCCCGACTCCCGACTGAAACTGGTGGCCATTCGGCAAAACAGCGATGCGGTGGGGATGGATTTCTCCTTGGAAGTGGAGAAACAGGACGAGAAGCGCTTCATCTCGTTGACCAGCGAGCTTACAGACGATCGGGGAAACAGCTACCAGAACGTCAGCGGATCGTCGCATTCAGGAGATTCACAGGACGACGTATCCCCTGTCCAATACTATGGCGAACTCTTCAAACGGACGACGGACAAAGGCACACCCGGCCAGTACAGCTTCACGTTGAACGACTATCCCACTCGCCTGTCCGCCGGCTTTACAGTCCCAATCAAATAG
- a CDS encoding sigma-70 family RNA polymerase sigma factor, protein MNLEQLVKEAQRGDDEAFYQIMSLHKEKLYKVAYAFLRNETDALEAIQETTCRAYLKLTSLKQPAYITTWLTRIVIHLCTDERKRKNRIVLDSSHRETLREGEAWEAERAATRLHLEEALDRLSPLHRRIIILKYFEDWTIREIASVLGHPEGTVKTWLHKALGALRQDLGKEW, encoded by the coding sequence GTGAATCTGGAGCAACTGGTAAAGGAGGCGCAGCGGGGAGATGACGAAGCCTTTTACCAAATCATGAGCCTGCACAAGGAAAAGCTGTACAAGGTAGCGTACGCGTTTTTGCGCAATGAGACGGATGCGCTGGAAGCCATTCAGGAGACCACCTGCCGCGCCTACCTGAAGCTGACTTCCCTGAAGCAGCCGGCGTACATCACTACTTGGCTGACCCGTATCGTGATCCATCTTTGTACGGATGAACGGAAACGGAAAAATCGGATTGTTTTGGATTCGTCCCATCGGGAAACGCTGCGGGAGGGCGAAGCTTGGGAAGCCGAACGGGCAGCTACCCGCCTTCATCTCGAAGAAGCGCTCGACAGGCTGAGTCCCCTGCATCGCCGGATCATTATTTTGAAGTATTTTGAGGACTGGACGATTCGGGAAATTGCCTCAGTCCTCGGGCATCCGGAAGGTACCGTCAAGACGTGGCTGCACAAAGCGCTGGGAGCGCTTCGGCAGGATCTGGGAAAGGAGTGGTGA
- the splB gene encoding spore photoproduct lyase, with amino-acid sequence MATIVQEPLHAEKKAGLFVPDFVFVEPNALNYPLGRELYERFQAEGIPIQMTTSHNQVRGIPGETEVEKYRNAKRTLVIGVRKTLAFETSKPSAEYALPLATGCAAHCHYCYLNTNLGSKPYIRVYVNTDEILRQAEAYIVERPGEITRFEAACTSDPVSIEHITGSLKRAIEFMGTQEFGRLRFVTKFHHVDSLLDARHNKHTRFRFSMNADYVIKNFEPGTSTYEQRLEAAGKVAKAGYPLGFILAPLYWFEGWEAGYTDLLERLRSQLVPEALHDLTFELIQHRFTKIAKKLILQRYPKTKLEMVEEERKYKWGKYGRGKYVYPDVKAKALQAHLEKEIRRLFPDSKIEYFT; translated from the coding sequence ATGGCCACGATTGTACAAGAACCGCTCCACGCCGAGAAAAAAGCGGGTCTCTTTGTTCCCGACTTTGTATTCGTCGAGCCGAACGCGCTGAATTATCCGCTCGGGCGCGAGCTGTACGAGCGGTTTCAAGCGGAAGGCATTCCGATCCAAATGACGACAAGCCACAATCAGGTGCGCGGAATCCCTGGGGAAACAGAGGTCGAGAAGTACCGCAACGCCAAGAGAACCTTGGTGATCGGCGTTCGGAAAACGCTCGCATTTGAGACGAGCAAACCTTCGGCAGAGTACGCATTGCCGCTAGCCACCGGGTGCGCGGCGCACTGCCATTACTGCTACTTGAATACCAATCTCGGGTCGAAGCCATATATTCGCGTGTATGTCAATACCGATGAGATCCTCAGACAGGCAGAAGCCTATATTGTGGAGCGGCCAGGGGAAATTACGCGCTTCGAGGCTGCTTGTACATCCGATCCGGTGAGCATCGAGCATATCACCGGCAGCCTGAAGCGAGCCATCGAGTTTATGGGCACGCAGGAATTCGGCAGACTGCGCTTTGTCACCAAATTTCACCATGTGGATTCCTTGCTGGACGCCAGACATAACAAACACACTCGGTTCCGCTTCAGTATGAATGCGGATTATGTGATCAAAAACTTCGAACCGGGGACGTCCACCTATGAACAGCGATTGGAAGCAGCCGGCAAGGTGGCGAAGGCAGGCTATCCCCTCGGATTCATCCTGGCTCCGCTCTACTGGTTTGAAGGCTGGGAAGCGGGGTACACGGACCTGCTGGAACGGCTGCGCAGCCAATTGGTTCCGGAGGCTTTGCATGACCTCACCTTCGAGCTGATCCAGCATCGCTTTACCAAGATCGCCAAAAAGCTGATCCTGCAGCGCTACCCAAAAACCAAGCTGGAGATGGTAGAGGAAGAGAGGAAGTACAAGTGGGGCAAGTACGGAAGAGGGAAATACGTCTATCCCGACGTCAAGGCGAAGGCGCTGCAAGCTCACCTGGAAAAAGAGATCCGGCGGTTGTTTCCGGACAGCAAGATCGAATATTTCACTTGA
- a CDS encoding deoxynucleoside kinase: MKSILITVEGPIGIGKTSLSRELSRAFHLELLEEIVYENPFLGKFYENIAEWSFQLEMFFLCNRYKQLQDIHSKYLSQGTSVVADYNIFKNTIFAKRTLSSDNLPKYLKIYDILTEDLPQAHLVIYLTASIDTVMKRIAMRDRDVERSMDVAYMENVIADYNEFMQAFEKHHPDTPVIKFDCDDLDFVHRPEDLRYVLDTIAPRIAELRADRM; the protein is encoded by the coding sequence ATGAAGTCCATATTGATTACCGTAGAGGGGCCCATTGGGATCGGCAAAACATCGTTGTCTCGGGAACTGAGCCGAGCCTTTCACCTGGAGCTTCTGGAAGAAATTGTTTACGAGAATCCGTTTTTGGGCAAATTCTATGAAAATATTGCGGAATGGAGCTTTCAACTCGAAATGTTTTTCCTCTGCAACCGGTACAAACAGCTGCAGGACATTCATTCCAAGTATTTGAGCCAGGGGACCTCCGTCGTCGCCGATTACAATATTTTCAAAAATACGATTTTTGCCAAACGTACCTTGTCCTCGGACAACCTGCCCAAATACCTCAAGATCTACGACATTTTGACGGAGGATCTGCCGCAGGCCCATCTGGTCATCTATTTGACTGCTTCCATCGACACGGTGATGAAGCGCATTGCCATGCGGGACAGGGATGTTGAGCGGAGCATGGACGTCGCGTACATGGAAAATGTAATCGCGGACTACAACGAATTCATGCAGGCATTCGAAAAGCACCATCCGGATACGCCTGTCATCAAATTTGATTGCGACGACCTGGACTTCGTGCACCGCCCGGAAGACCTGCGCTACGTCCTTGATACGATCGCACCGCGGATTGCGGAGCTCAGGGCGGACCGGATGTAA
- a CDS encoding deoxynucleoside kinase — MSRFQTNHLREKYGIPSNAVITIGGTVGVGKSTFTHALAAQLSFRVSVEKVDNNPYLGRYYSDLSRWGFHLQIFFLAERFKEQKRMFDYGGGFVQDRSIYEDTGIFARMLYEQGNMTEEDYRTYTELFEAMVMTPYFPHPDILIYLEGSFDDIIDRVKERGRPMEQQTPVEYWQDLYERYESWIGSFTACPILRVNINEYDVVDDPASVESIISRMAEKIRLGRATRP; from the coding sequence ATGTCAAGGTTTCAAACCAACCATCTTCGTGAAAAATACGGGATCCCGAGCAATGCGGTGATCACGATTGGGGGAACGGTAGGGGTAGGAAAGTCGACGTTCACCCATGCGCTTGCCGCACAGCTCAGCTTTCGCGTATCTGTCGAGAAAGTGGACAACAATCCGTACTTGGGCCGCTATTACAGCGATTTGTCGCGCTGGGGCTTTCATCTGCAAATCTTCTTCCTGGCGGAGCGATTCAAGGAACAGAAGCGGATGTTCGACTACGGAGGCGGATTCGTACAGGACCGTTCCATCTATGAAGATACGGGGATTTTTGCCCGGATGCTGTACGAGCAAGGGAACATGACCGAAGAAGATTACCGCACTTATACGGAGTTGTTTGAAGCAATGGTCATGACCCCGTACTTCCCGCATCCGGATATTTTGATCTATTTGGAGGGCAGCTTCGACGACATCATCGACCGGGTGAAAGAGCGGGGCCGTCCGATGGAGCAGCAGACTCCGGTCGAATACTGGCAGGATTTGTACGAGCGCTATGAGAGCTGGATCGGTTCCTTCACTGCCTGTCCGATTCTGCGGGTCAACATCAACGAATACGATGTGGTAGATGATCCGGCATCCGTAGAGAGCATCATCTCCCGCATGGCGGAAAAAATCCGCCTCGGCCGGGCGACGCGTCCTTAG